The following nucleotide sequence is from Kiritimatiella glycovorans.
GCTCCTCGATCAACTTAAACACGACGGACTCTATGAAGACACGATCATCTTTTTTTTCGGCGACCACGGCGAGGGATTGCAGCGCGGTAAGCGCTGGCTGTACGACTCCGGTCTGCACACTTCGCTGATCGTGCGCATCCCGGAGCGCTATCGTGCCGCGGTGCCCGCGTACCGGCCCGGCGCGAAAAACGGGAACCTGGTTTCGTTCGTCGATTTCGCACCCACCGTCCTGAAACTGGCCGGGATCGAACCGCCGGCGGAGATGGAAGGAACAAACTTCCTCGCCGCGGAGACCCGCCCGACCTCGTTCGGCTACCGCGACCGCACGGAGGAAATAATCCGGATCAGCCGCTCGGTGCGCGACCGGCGCTACCGGTACATCCGCAACTTGCTTCCGTTCAGTCCGCAGAGCCGGATGCATCACGGCACCGACAAGATGCCGACGATGCAGGCGCTCTGGGCGCGTCACCTTGCCGGGACCCTGACGCCGGAGGAGGCGCGCTATTTCAGCATAACGCCGGTCGAAGAACTCTACGACTGCGAAGCCGATCCCCACCAGGTACGCAATCTCGCCGCCGATCCCGCCCGGCGCGAGCAGCTCGACGTGCTGCGGCGCGAAGTCTTCGACTGGATGATCGAACACCGGGATCTCGGTGTCGTCCCGGAATACGAGCTGATGCGCTGGTGTGAAACCAGGGACGCGGATCCGACCCGGTTCTTCGCGGGCCGCGCGAAGGAACATCGCGCGCTGGTCGAACTGGCCTTCGCCGCCTCCGGGGGCAGCCCCCGGGAGGCGGAGAGATTCGGCAGGGCGCTCGATCACCGCGAACCGTGCTTCCGCTACTGGGCCTGTCTCGGCGCCTATGCGCTGACCGACCGGGAGCGGGCCGCGCCCTTGAAAAGCCGGCTCGAATTCAGGCTGACCGACGACTCGCCGGTGGTGCGCAGTACGGCCGCCGTCGCCCTGCTGAAAGACCACCCGGGCCATGAACACGCGCTCCGGGTCCTGCGCGTCTCGCTGCACAGCGAGGAAGATCCGCACGCGCTGCTCTGGACCGCCGACGTCCTGCGCTGGCCCGGCCACACCGCCCTTTCGAGATTGAACGACGTCGTGCGCGCCCGTTATCGAAAGCAGAAGACGGTGACGTACCCGGACGAGTTCGCTTCGATGACTACCTATGTGCGCGACGCGCTGGGTGCGCTGTGGATCCGCATGACCCATGGCGCACCGCTGCCGTGGCTGGCGTTCCGCGGAAGCTCCGGGCCGTCGTTCCAGGACCGCTTCGATCGCGGCGATACCCTGCCCGTCGCGTGGTTTGAAGAGGGGCACCCGCTGGGCGCACCGTGGCAGATCGTCTCCGGCGAGTGGGCCGTCCGAAACCGGGAACTCGCCGTGGCCCGGACGGATCGGCCGCCTTCGCTCGTGCTCGCGGACACCACCGGCGTGGCTCCTTCCGAGCCGTTCCGCGTGGAGGCGGAGGTCCATCTCAAACGCCGCGGCGCGATGGCGGGACTCGTCTTCGGCGCCACATCCCCGGATGACTTCTACGTATGCCGTTTCTGGAAGAACGCCCCTGACCGGGCGGTGTTCCAGGTGCTGCGGATGCGCCGGGCTCGGGATCTGCAACAGGTCGTCTCCACCGAACCCTTTTCTTTCGAGGGCGAAACGCTTCGCTGTACCGCGACGAACGAAAGCGGCCAGTTGCGTTACCGGGTGATCGACCCGAACGGCACGACGTTGCTGGTGGGGCATACGGCGCTCACAATGCCCGCAGGTCGTTCCTGGTCAGGGCTCTACCAGATCATGTCTGAGGAGCTGTCATTTTCCCGGTTCAGATTTGCACGGGGACGGGACGTTAGAGGGACTGTGTAAAACCGAGGTACGACTCCCATGAAAGAGACGATCAGCCGAAGAAGCTTTCTGACCCGAGCCCTGACTTTGCCCGCGCTCTACGCGGTCTCCGGCGAAGCCGCCGCGCAGTTCGAACTGCGCGGGAAGCGACCCCACATCCTGCTGATCACGACCGACGACCAGGGGACGACGCTGGGTTGTTACGGCGACCCCCTGGGGCGCACGCCGAACATGGACCGGCTGGCGGCGGAAGGGATGCGATTCACCCGCGCCTACGTGACGCACGCTTCGTGCAGCCCCTCGCGCAGTTCAATACTCACGGGGCTCTACCCGCACCAGAACGGTCAGATCGGTCTCGCCGGTGCGCATCCCGAATACGGCGTCAAACGCAACATCCCCACGCTCCCCGGAATCCTCAAGGAATCGGGATACTACAACGGCATCATCGGGAAACTGCATGTCACCCCGCAGGAGATCTTCCCGTTCGATTTCGAATGGTGGAAACATCAGGCCCTGAAGACGCGCGACGTGCGCGAGGTCGCGCGGCGCGCGGCGATGTTTTTCGACGAAGCGGGCGATCGCCCCTTTTTCCTGTATGTCAATTACTTCGATCCGCATCGGCCGTACAACGAGGAGGCCAACCAGTACATGGGTCTGCCCGAGGACCCGTACACGCCGGAGGAGGTCGAGCCCTTCCCCTACCTGCACGCCGATGGCGACCGGGTGCGCCGGGAGGTCGCCGGTTACTACAACGCCCAGCGCAGGGCGGATGCCGGTCTGGGCATGCTCCTCGAAACATTGCGGGAGGCCGGACACGAAGAGGATACGCTCATCATCTTTCTCGGCGATCACGGCGTTCCCTTCGTTCGCGCCAAGACCACCTGTTACGAGGCCGGCGAGGAGGTACCCTTCCTCGTGCGCTGGCCCGGCGTAATCCGTCCCGGACAGGTCAACCACGATTTTATCTCCTCGGTCGATATCCTGCCCACGATCCTGGACGCAGCCGGCATCGCACCGCCGGCGCACCGGGCGGGCCGTTCGCTCATCCCGCTGCTCACGGGATCCACCCCGGCGGACTGGCGCAAGACGCTCTATGGGGAATACACCGCCCATGCCGCGCAGCACTTCTATCCCCGCCGTTCGATCCGCGACCGGCGTTACAAGCTGATCCGGAATCTCGATCACACGCGCCCCAATCCCGTGCCGCAGATCGGACCGGTCGGGATCAAGTTCGCCGAGGACGACGAGACGCGGCAGGCGTACGAGACGAGCATGCATCCGCCCGAATTCGAGTTGTATGATCTCTCGAAGGACCCGCACGAGATGCATAACCTCGCGGGCAATCCGGAGATGAAACCGGTACTGGAGCGGATGAAGGCCGAACTGCAGCGGAGGCGGGAAGAAACCGACGACCCGCTGCTCGACCCTGAAGAACTCGTTCGGCTCAAAGCCGCACATGACCTGTAAAAGGAGCAGACGATGAAAAGACGTGATTTTATTTCGGCACTGGCGGGATCGGTGGTCATGGGCTCATGGGCGGCGGGGGCGGCGCGCCGATCCAGGCCGAATGTGCTGTTTCTCTGCGTGGACGATCTGCGTCCGATGCTCGGCTGTTACGGCCATGATTTCATGAAGACGCCGAACATCGACCGGCTGGCGGCGCAGGGGATGGTTTTCGACCGCTCGTACGCGCAGTTCTCGATCTGCGGCCCCTCGCGCGCGAGCATGCTCACCGGCCTGCGTCCGGAGCACCACGGGATGCAGGACAACGCCGTCTCGCTGCGAGGCGTGTCACCCGACATCCTGACCCTGCCCCAGCACTTCCGCCTGCACGGATACCGCACCGTCGGCATGGGCAAGATCTTCCATCACGGCGGGGGGGGCGACGAACGCTCATGGGACGAGTGGAAGGCCTTTACCGGACGCGGCTACTTCGACCCCGAAAACCTCGCCGAACAGAAGCGCAGGCGGAAAGAAGTGCAGAATCGGATCGATGCCGGCGAGGATTTATCGCCACACCAGCGCTTTGCCCTGACCGTCGGCCCGTGCACCGAAGCGTATGATGCGCCGGAAGAAAAATATCCCGATGGAGTCATCGGGCGGATGGCGGTCGAAAGCCTGCACGAACTCGCCGGAGAAGAGCAGCCGTTCTTCCTGGCCGCCGGTTTCCTGAAACCCCACCTCCCACTGATCGCGCCGAAGCGCTACTGGAATCTCTACGACCGCGCCTCGCTTCCGCTCACGCTTATGGAGAACCCCGCGGGAGCACCCGACTTCCACCCGCACAACGCCTATGAACTGCGCATGTACCACGACGTTCCAAACGCCGGCCCCCTGCCCGAAAAGCTCCGGCGCAGGGTGATGCACGGCTACTGCGCCTGCACGTCATTTATCGACGCGCAGGTCGGACGCATTCTCCGTACGCTGGATGAACTGAAGCTATCACGTGACACCGTCATCGTGCTGTGGGGAGACCACGGCTTTCACCTCGGCGAAGTCGGCGTCTACTGCAAGGACACCAACTACGAGACCTCCCTGCGCTGTCCGCTGATCGTGCGGGTGCCGGGGATGGAGACGGCGGGGCGGCACAGCGACGCGCTGACCGAGGCGGTCGATATTGCGCCCACGCTCTGCGAACTGGCGGGCCTGCCGCCGCCCGGCCGCGCGGACGGCATGAGTCTCACGCCGCTGCTCTACGACCTCGATCTGCCGTGGAAAAACGCCGTCTACGCCATGAACCGCCGCGCGTGGCAGCATCCGTACACCGGACAATCCGTCCGCACCGACCGCTACCGCTATATCCGCTGGATCGACGAAGATGGATCGACGAAAGCCGAGGAGCTTTACGATTATCGCGACGAACCACTGGAGACGCGGAACCGGGTTGATGATCCGGAATATCGGGACGCGTTGGAGCGCCTGCGTCCCATGTACGACCGGATGCTGCAACGTGCGGGAAGGGCAGACCGTGGGAGGGGGTAAAGACCATATCAGTACAAAGCCCCCCGCTAATCCCATTCTGTTATCCGTGCCCTTCGTAATCCGTATTAATCCTGAAGTTACGGCCGTGGCCGCCATGCCGGGTGTCATTCGCTGTGGAATTCATGAAGTAAAATAAGCGGAACGGTATAAGGTACGGGCGTTGCCGATTATAGTATGGCCGTTCGTATAGTTCGGGAGGAGACAGATGGGCTGGCGCAGAATTGTCATCAGCGGAGTGCTCCTGACGGGGCTGGCGGCGGTGGCCGGCGAACGTCCGCCCCGCACGGTACTCGGGCCCTGCGCGGATACGGAAATCCGCGGCGGGGCGTACGCCGCACGACATTTCGGAAATGCGCGCGAACTTTGGGTTCAGCGCGGAAATGCGGCGGAGGAGCAGCGCTCCATCCTGCTGCGCTACGACCTCTCCACCCTTGCGCAGACCTCGACGGCGAGCGCCAGGATCTGGTTTAAGGGAACCGCGGAGGGCACGGGATCAAACCCCTCGTTCTCCGTGTACGCCATCGATTCGGAATGGGGCGAGTCGTCGGTCACCTTCGATACGGAACCGCGAAAACTCGAACGGGTGGCCGTGACCACCATCAGGCCGGATACTTCGGGGCCGGTCCCTTTTGATCTCACGGATTACGTGACCCGTCATCTCGACCGCACGGAACTCTCTTTTCTGATCGAAATGCGCAGCGCTCCCGGATTCTCCCGCCCGGTGCACTTCGGTTCGAAAGAGGCCGGCGGCGACCGCGCATGGCTGGCGATCGCAGAAGAACCCCGCCCGCGCTACGGGTTCGCGGCCGCAATGCGTCCCCTCTGGTCCAACCCCGTCATTCACCGGGAAACAGCCCTCCCCCTTTCGAAGGAGGGCCAGGCACCCCGGGCGCGCCTGGCCTTCCGCCCCGAACGCATCCTCCGGGTGGAGGATTACGCCCTCACCCGCACCTACGAAGAGGGAAAGGATTTCCGCGTGGATGGGCGCCATTTAATCGTGCGGCCCGGGAGCGACATGCCGGTGACCCTCCGACGCGAACTCTTTCCGGACAGCCCCGACGCGAAGCCGGGCGTGATGAAGCGGCGGGACGGCGGATACCTCGCGTTTTCCGAATCCTCATGGTTCAACGATCGGCAGATACGAGTCACCTACCGGCGCGGGGAACCATGGCGCGGACCGGTACCGGAATATGGCGGCGACAGGCTGCCGCGCACGACCGGCCGGCTGCGGGCGGGCGCGCCGCTTAAGATCGTGCTCTTCGGCGACAGCATCGCGGTGGGCGCCTCCGCCAGCGCCAAAGCCGCCCGTCCGCCGTACATGCCCTCGTGGGGACGCCTGCTCGCGGAACAGCTGCGCCGCGAGACGGCTTCCTCCATCGAGCTCATCAACCCCTCGCTGGGCGGAATGACCTCGGCGTGGGGGGCGAAGACGGTCGACGGACTGGTCGCGCACGAGCGACCGGATCTGTGCATTCTCGCCTTCGGCATGAACGATGGCGGTCATGTGCCGGTCGAACGCTACATCGAAAACACGAAGGCAACCATACGCGCCATCCGGACTCAGAATCCGGACGCTGAGTTCATCCTGGTTATGTCGATGTTACCCAACGAGCAATGGCGCGCGCTGGAGCCCATGCGCGGCTATCTTCCCGCATTGAAGCAACTCAAAGGCGACGGCGTGGCGGTAGCCGACCTGTGGTCGCTGCACGCCTACCTGCTCCGGAACAAGATCTACGCGGACATGACCGGAAACCACGTCAATCACCCCAACGACTTTCTCGTGCGGCTCTACGCCCAGACGCTCGCGACTATGCTGATTGAATGAGCTTAAGCTGGATTATTCACTGCAAATGGTTTAGTCCCGCGCCTATCGAAGAAACAGCCCCGGCTCAAAACAGGATAATACCCATGAAACTCAAAAGACCGTTCCTTGTCTGGGGCCTTCTTATCATGGCCGCCGGCGCGATGGCGGCGGGCGGCGGACCCGACACCCCCACGAACGCGGTCGCCTTTCCGGA
It contains:
- a CDS encoding sulfatase — translated: MNRITRRSFNAGALTLPALAAAVSDERGRRPNILWITAEDMGPHLGAYGDACAKTPRLDRLAGEGMLFLRCFSNAPVCGPARSTLITGRYPPSLGSQNMRTRVPFAGRTFSGMLREHGYYCSNHHKEDYHFPTPPEAWDDSSREASYRNRPPGTPFFSVFNYVCTHESRFRYHAVQGGPLPYHHPDEAPLRPYHPDVPAARRDTAAYYHKIAELDGKVGALLDQLKHDGLYEDTIIFFFGDHGEGLQRGKRWLYDSGLHTSLIVRIPERYRAAVPAYRPGAKNGNLVSFVDFAPTVLKLAGIEPPAEMEGTNFLAAETRPTSFGYRDRTEEIIRISRSVRDRRYRYIRNLLPFSPQSRMHHGTDKMPTMQALWARHLAGTLTPEEARYFSITPVEELYDCEADPHQVRNLAADPARREQLDVLRREVFDWMIEHRDLGVVPEYELMRWCETRDADPTRFFAGRAKEHRALVELAFAASGGSPREAERFGRALDHREPCFRYWACLGAYALTDRERAAPLKSRLEFRLTDDSPVVRSTAAVALLKDHPGHEHALRVLRVSLHSEEDPHALLWTADVLRWPGHTALSRLNDVVRARYRKQKTVTYPDEFASMTTYVRDALGALWIRMTHGAPLPWLAFRGSSGPSFQDRFDRGDTLPVAWFEEGHPLGAPWQIVSGEWAVRNRELAVARTDRPPSLVLADTTGVAPSEPFRVEAEVHLKRRGAMAGLVFGATSPDDFYVCRFWKNAPDRAVFQVLRMRRARDLQQVVSTEPFSFEGETLRCTATNESGQLRYRVIDPNGTTLLVGHTALTMPAGRSWSGLYQIMSEELSFSRFRFARGRDVRGTV
- a CDS encoding sulfatase; this translates as MKETISRRSFLTRALTLPALYAVSGEAAAQFELRGKRPHILLITTDDQGTTLGCYGDPLGRTPNMDRLAAEGMRFTRAYVTHASCSPSRSSILTGLYPHQNGQIGLAGAHPEYGVKRNIPTLPGILKESGYYNGIIGKLHVTPQEIFPFDFEWWKHQALKTRDVREVARRAAMFFDEAGDRPFFLYVNYFDPHRPYNEEANQYMGLPEDPYTPEEVEPFPYLHADGDRVRREVAGYYNAQRRADAGLGMLLETLREAGHEEDTLIIFLGDHGVPFVRAKTTCYEAGEEVPFLVRWPGVIRPGQVNHDFISSVDILPTILDAAGIAPPAHRAGRSLIPLLTGSTPADWRKTLYGEYTAHAAQHFYPRRSIRDRRYKLIRNLDHTRPNPVPQIGPVGIKFAEDDETRQAYETSMHPPEFELYDLSKDPHEMHNLAGNPEMKPVLERMKAELQRRREETDDPLLDPEELVRLKAAHDL
- a CDS encoding sulfatase, giving the protein MKRRDFISALAGSVVMGSWAAGAARRSRPNVLFLCVDDLRPMLGCYGHDFMKTPNIDRLAAQGMVFDRSYAQFSICGPSRASMLTGLRPEHHGMQDNAVSLRGVSPDILTLPQHFRLHGYRTVGMGKIFHHGGGGDERSWDEWKAFTGRGYFDPENLAEQKRRRKEVQNRIDAGEDLSPHQRFALTVGPCTEAYDAPEEKYPDGVIGRMAVESLHELAGEEQPFFLAAGFLKPHLPLIAPKRYWNLYDRASLPLTLMENPAGAPDFHPHNAYELRMYHDVPNAGPLPEKLRRRVMHGYCACTSFIDAQVGRILRTLDELKLSRDTVIVLWGDHGFHLGEVGVYCKDTNYETSLRCPLIVRVPGMETAGRHSDALTEAVDIAPTLCELAGLPPPGRADGMSLTPLLYDLDLPWKNAVYAMNRRAWQHPYTGQSVRTDRYRYIRWIDEDGSTKAEELYDYRDEPLETRNRVDDPEYRDALERLRPMYDRMLQRAGRADRGRG
- a CDS encoding DUF7594 domain-containing protein — encoded protein: MGWRRIVISGVLLTGLAAVAGERPPRTVLGPCADTEIRGGAYAARHFGNARELWVQRGNAAEEQRSILLRYDLSTLAQTSTASARIWFKGTAEGTGSNPSFSVYAIDSEWGESSVTFDTEPRKLERVAVTTIRPDTSGPVPFDLTDYVTRHLDRTELSFLIEMRSAPGFSRPVHFGSKEAGGDRAWLAIAEEPRPRYGFAAAMRPLWSNPVIHRETALPLSKEGQAPRARLAFRPERILRVEDYALTRTYEEGKDFRVDGRHLIVRPGSDMPVTLRRELFPDSPDAKPGVMKRRDGGYLAFSESSWFNDRQIRVTYRRGEPWRGPVPEYGGDRLPRTTGRLRAGAPLKIVLFGDSIAVGASASAKAARPPYMPSWGRLLAEQLRRETASSIELINPSLGGMTSAWGAKTVDGLVAHERPDLCILAFGMNDGGHVPVERYIENTKATIRAIRTQNPDAEFILVMSMLPNEQWRALEPMRGYLPALKQLKGDGVAVADLWSLHAYLLRNKIYADMTGNHVNHPNDFLVRLYAQTLATMLIE